In the genome of Coregonus clupeaformis isolate EN_2021a chromosome 11, ASM2061545v1, whole genome shotgun sequence, one region contains:
- the LOC121576839 gene encoding polyamine-transporting ATPase 13A3 isoform X2, which translates to MEKEELKIVNKDEEDEMELQGYSVCRWRVAVVGLGVLCTGGFLLLLLYWMPEWCVKSTCTRTTIREAEVVLLQSTDEFKRWFLAKVRVMQAPGRNPFDSLETQTTPPMANGHSPHHSDGYTHDLIRKYAEYQPTQIRYFTLHSTKYYWNDEVQNFEVLTGLEDLEVTCSTIHSEHSTGLTSNQQAYRRLFFGVNEIAVKVPSVFKLLIKEVLNPFYIFQLFSVILWSADEYYYYAAAIVFMSVISIATSLYTIKKQYVMLHDMVSAHSIVRVSVCRASNDIEEALSTDLVPGDVMVIPSNGTIMPCDAVLVSGTCIVNESMLTGESVPVTKTNLPNPGEGDKEGDGAYSMEEHKRHTLFCGTHVIQTRFYSGELVKAVVVRTGFSTAKGQLVHSILYPKPTDFKLYRDAYLFLLCLVAIAGIGFVYSIVLSIMNNVPAKTIIIESLDIITITVPPALPAAMTAGIVYAQRRLKRIGIFCISPQRINICGQLNLVCFDKTGTLTEDGLDLWGVQRVEKGSFHLSEENAYKDTLVKSQFVACMATCHSLTNIDGKLSGDPLDLKMFEATGWILEEATEEETSLHNRIMPTVVRPPKQLMPPEPVMSPEQDMELYELSSAYEIGIVRQFPFSSALQRMCVVARLLGEKRMDAYLKGAPEVVASLCKKDTVPEDFAEVLEDYTKQGFRVIALAHRRLESKLTWHKVQNVNRDHIEANMEFLGLIIMQNKLKAETSGVLEDLRRAHIRTVMVTGDNMLTAISVARDCGMIPPQDQVIIADALPPKHGQAAKITWRYADNTSKHAGIAPRLEEVEISLEDMRHTHKPQDQYHFAMSGKSFAVITEHFQDLLQKLVLHGTVFARMAPDQKTELIEALQSVDYFVGMCGDGANDCGALKRAHGGISLSELEASVASPFTSRTPNISCVPSLIREGRAALITSFCVFKFMALYSIIQYISVTLLYSILSNLGDFQFLFIDIAIILLVVFTMSLNPAWKELVSRRPPSGLISGPLLFSVLTQILICLGFQTIAFLWVRHQDWYHIWTPQSDACNSSLHANFWPEHNSSEERDDHNIKNYENTSLFYVSSFQYLIVAIVFSKGKPFRQPSYKNWPFVVSCIGLYIFLFFIMFYPVSAIDEFLEIVCVPFQWRITLFFIIIANAALSVLVETLVLDVVLWKLVFSRDKQGSYGTTHGAPTKQGGIDLWGPKCLSWLCCRQRKVPKARYMHLAQELSVDPDWPPKPTTTTEAKPLLPGNPPENGSSYQIMADS; encoded by the exons ATGGAGAAAGAAGAACTGAAGATCGTGAATaaggatgaggaggatgagaTG GAGCTCCAGGGGTACAGTGTGTGTCGGTGGCGCGTGGCAGTGGTGGGTCTGGGGGTGCTGTGTACGGGGGGCTTCCTCCTGCTGCTGCTCTACTGGATGCCAGAGTGGTGTGTGAAGTCCACCTGCACCCGGACCACCATCAGAGAGGCCGAAGTGGTGCTGCTCCAATCCACC gatGAGTTTAAGCGCTGGTTCCTGGCCAAGGTGCGTGTGATGCAGGCCCCCGGAAGGAACCCCTTTGACAGCCTGGAGACCCAGACCACTCCCCCCATGGCCAATGGACACTCCCCCCACCACTCGGACGGCTACACCCATGATTTAATCAGGAAGTACGCAGAGTACCAACCCACTCAG ATTCGCTATTTTACACTCCATAGCACAAAGTACTACTGGAACGATGAGGTCCAGAATTTTGAAGTATTAAC ggGCCTGGAGGACCTGGAGGTGACCTGTTCCACCATCCACTCAGAGCACAGCACGGGGCTCACCAGCAACCAGCAGGCGTACAG GAGACTGTTTTTCGGAGTGAATGAAATTGCAGTGAAAGTGCCTTCAGTTTTCAAGCTGCTAATCAAAGAG gtcctCAACCCTTTCTACATCTTCCAGCTCTTCAGTGTGATCCTGTGGAGCGCTGACGAGTACTACTACTATGCCGCAGCCATCGTCTTTATGTCGGTCATTTCCATAGCTACCTCGCTGTACACCATCAAAAAG CAATACGTCATGCTTCATGACATGGTGTCAGCACACAGTATTGTCCGAGTTTCAGTCTGCAGAGCCAGCAACG ACATCGAGGAGGCCCTGTCCACTGACCTGGTGCCCGGCGACGTCATGGTCATCCCTAGCAACGGGACCATCATGCCGTGCGACGCGGTGCTGGTCAGCGGCACCTGCATCGTCAACGAGAGCATGCTGACGG GCGAGAGTGTGCCAGTCACCAAGACCAACCTCCCCAACCCGGGCGAAGGGGACAAGGAGGGCGACGGGGCCTACAGCATGGAGGAGCACAAGAGACACACCCTCTTCTGTGGCACGCACGTCATCCAGACCCGCTTCTACTCAGGGGAGCTGGTCAAGGCAGTGGTGGTCCGCACAG GTTTCAGCACGGCTAAGGGCCAGCTGGTGCACTCCATCCTGTACCCCAAGCCCACCGACTTCAAGCTGTACCGCGACGCCTACCTCTTTCTGTTGTGCCTGGTGGCTATAGCTGGCATCGGCTTTGTCTACTCCATCGTCCTCAGCATCATGAACAAT GTGCCAGCCAAGACCATCATCATCGAGTCCCTggacatcatcaccatcaccgtgCCCCCTGCGTTGCCCGCTGCCATGACTGCGGGCATCGTGTACGCCCAGCGCCGCCTCAAACGCATCGGCATCTTCTGCATCAGCCCCCAGAGGATCAACATCTGTGGCCAGCTCAACCTGGTCTGCTTCGACaag ACGGGTACACTCACAGAGGATGGATTAGACCTGTGGGGAGTCCAGAGAGTGGAGAAGGGGTCTTTCCACCTGTCAGAGGAGAATGCCTACAAGGACACTCTGGTCAAGTCCCAGTTTGTAGCCTGCATGGCCACCTGCCACTCTCTTACCAATATCGATGGCAAGCTGTCCGGAGACCCTCTGGATCTGAAGATGTTCGAGGCCACAGGCTGG ATCCTGGAGGAGGCCACTGAGGAGGAAACCTCACTCCACAACCGTATCATGCCCACCGTGGTCCGGCCCCCCAAGCAGCTGATGCCCCCCGAGCCCGTCATGTCACCCGAACAGGACATG GAGCTGTATGAGTTGTCG TCGGCCTATGAGATTGGGATTGTGCGTCAGTTCCCCTTCTCCTCGGCGCTGCAGAGGATGTGTGTGGTGGCCCGTCTGCTGGGGGAGAAGCGCATGGACGCCTACCTCAAGGGGGCGCCAGAGGTGGTGGCCAGCCTCTGCAAGAAAGACACTG ttCCAGAAGACTTTGCAGAGGTTCTGGAGGACTACACCAAGCAGGGCTTCCGGGTTATCGCCTTGGCCCACCGCCGCCTCGAGTCCAAACTCACTTGGCACAAAGTCCAGAATGTCAACAGGGATCACATCGAGGCCAACATGGAGTTCCTGGGGCTGATCATCATGCAGAACAAGCTGAAGGCTGAGACCTCCGGGGTACTGGAGGACCTCCGCAGGGCACACATCCGCACCGTCATGGTCACTG gtgacAACATGTTGACGGCCATCTCGGTGGCCAGGGACTGTGGCATGATTCCCCCTCAGGACCAGGTCATCATCGCCGACGCGCTGCCCCCCAAACATGGCCAGGCGGCCAAGATCACTTGGCGCTACGCAGACAACACTAGCAAACACGCAGGCATAGCCCCACGCCTGGAG GAAGTAGAGATCAGTCTAGAGGATATGCGTCACACTCACAAGCCTCAGGACCAGTACCATTTTGCTATGAGCGGCAAGTCATTCGCTGTCATCACCGAGCATTTTCAGGACCTGCTGCAGAAG TTGGTGCTGCATGGCACAGTGTTTGCCAGAATGGCCCCCGACCAGAAGACTGAGCTCATAGAGGCACTGCAGAGTGTGGA TTATTTTGTAGGCATGTGTGGAGACGGCGCAAACGATTGTGGT GCTTTGAAGAGGGCTCACGGTgggatctctctctctgagctggaGGCCTCCGTAGCCTCTCCCTTCACTTCCAGGACCCCCAACATCTCCTGTGTGCCTAGCCTCATCAG AGAGGGGCGAGCGGCTCTCATCACCTCCTTCTGTGTGTTCAAGTTCATGGCCCTCTACAGCATCATCCAGTACATCAGTGTCACCCTTCTCTACTCT ATCCTCAGTAACCTGGGAGACTTCCAGTTCCTCTTCATCGACATCGCAATCATCCTCCTCGTAGTCTTCACCA TGTCTCTGAACCCAGCGTGGAAGGAGCTGGTGTCGAGGCGTCCCCCCTCAGGTCTGATCTCAGGCCCTCTGCTGTTCTCTGTGCTGACTCAGATCCTCATCTGTCTGGGCTTCCAGACCATTGCCTTCCTCTGGGTCCGACACCAGGACTGGTACCACATCTGGACACCACAGTCCGA tgcctgcaACTCGTCCCTCCATGCCAACTTCTGGCCAGAACACAACTCCTCAGAGGAGAGGGACGACCACAACATCAAGAACTACGAGAACACCTCCCTGTTTTACGTCTCCTCCTTCCAGTACCTCATCGTGGCCATCGTCTTCTCCAAGGGAAAGCCCTTCAGACAGCCCAGCTACAAAAACT GGCCTTTTGTGGTGTCATGTATTGGCCTGTACATATTTCTGTTCTTCATCATGTTTTACCCTGTGTCTGCTATCGATGAATTCCTAGAG ATTGTGTGTGTTCCGTTTCAATGGAGAATCACTCTGTTCTTCATCATCATAGCCAATGCAGCCTTGTCTGTCTTAGTGGAg ACCCTCGTCCTTGACGTCGTCTTATGGAAGCTTGTCTTCAGCCGAGACAAGCAGGGCAGCTATGGCACCACACACGGCGCTCCAACAAAACAG GGGGGCATTGACCTCTGGGGACCCAAGTGTCTGTCGTGGCTGTGCTGCCGGCAGAGGAAGGTACCCAAGGCGCGCTACATGCACCTGGCCCAGGAGCTGAGCGTGGACCCCGACTGGCCCCCcaaacccaccaccaccaccgagGCCAAGCCCCTGCTGCCCGGTAACCCCCCTGAAAACGGCTCCTCCTACCAGATCATGGCCGACTCCTAG
- the LOC121576839 gene encoding polyamine-transporting ATPase 13A3 isoform X1, which yields MEKEELKIVNKDEEDEMELQGYSVCRWRVAVVGLGVLCTGGFLLLLLYWMPEWCVKSTCTRTTIREAEVVLLQSTDEFKRWFLAKVRVMQAPGRNPFDSLETQTTPPMANGHSPHHSDGYTHDLIRKYAEYQPTQIRYFTLHSTKYYWNDEVQNFEVLTGLEDLEVTCSTIHSEHSTGLTSNQQAYRRLFFGVNEIAVKVPSVFKLLIKEVLNPFYIFQLFSVILWSADEYYYYAAAIVFMSVISIATSLYTIKKQYVMLHDMVSAHSIVRVSVCRASNDIEEALSTDLVPGDVMVIPSNGTIMPCDAVLVSGTCIVNESMLTGESVPVTKTNLPNPGEGDKEGDGAYSMEEHKRHTLFCGTHVIQTRFYSGELVKAVVVRTGFSTAKGQLVHSILYPKPTDFKLYRDAYLFLLCLVAIAGIGFVYSIVLSIMNNVPAKTIIIESLDIITITVPPALPAAMTAGIVYAQRRLKRIGIFCISPQRINICGQLNLVCFDKTGTLTEDGLDLWGVQRVEKGSFHLSEENAYKDTLVKSQFVACMATCHSLTNIDGKLSGDPLDLKMFEATGWILEEATEEETSLHNRIMPTVVRPPKQLMPPEPVMSPEQDMELYELSSAYEIGIVRQFPFSSALQRMCVVARLLGEKRMDAYLKGAPEVVASLCKKDTVPEDFAEVLEDYTKQGFRVIALAHRRLESKLTWHKVQNVNRDHIEANMEFLGLIIMQNKLKAETSGVLEDLRRAHIRTVMVTGDNMLTAISVARDCGMIPPQDQVIIADALPPKHGQAAKITWRYADNTSKHAGIAPRLEEVEISLEDMRHTHKPQDQYHFAMSGKSFAVITEHFQDLLQKLVLHGTVFARMAPDQKTELIEALQSVDYFVGMCGDGANDCGALKRAHGGISLSELEASVASPFTSRTPNISCVPSLIREGRAALITSFCVFKFMALYSIIQYISVTLLYSILSNLGDFQFLFIDIAIILLVVFTMSLNPAWKELVSRRPPSGLISGPLLFSVLTQILICLGFQTIAFLWVRHQDWYHIWTPQSDACNSSLHANFWPEHNSSEERDDHNIKNYENTSLFYVSSFQYLIVAIVFSKGKPFRQPSYKNWPFVVSCIGLYIFLFFIMFYPVSAIDEFLEIVCVPFQWRITLFFIIIANAALSVLVETLVLDVVLWKLVFSRDKQGSYGTTHGAPTKQVGNSDAPPLFHRRFSPPPMPPLLLLSSPSLFFSHPALFLYNLPRPCMCIPDCSLPPLFRPLVGLLCYYSSGSMIAPVFTPVYLKFQH from the exons ATGGAGAAAGAAGAACTGAAGATCGTGAATaaggatgaggaggatgagaTG GAGCTCCAGGGGTACAGTGTGTGTCGGTGGCGCGTGGCAGTGGTGGGTCTGGGGGTGCTGTGTACGGGGGGCTTCCTCCTGCTGCTGCTCTACTGGATGCCAGAGTGGTGTGTGAAGTCCACCTGCACCCGGACCACCATCAGAGAGGCCGAAGTGGTGCTGCTCCAATCCACC gatGAGTTTAAGCGCTGGTTCCTGGCCAAGGTGCGTGTGATGCAGGCCCCCGGAAGGAACCCCTTTGACAGCCTGGAGACCCAGACCACTCCCCCCATGGCCAATGGACACTCCCCCCACCACTCGGACGGCTACACCCATGATTTAATCAGGAAGTACGCAGAGTACCAACCCACTCAG ATTCGCTATTTTACACTCCATAGCACAAAGTACTACTGGAACGATGAGGTCCAGAATTTTGAAGTATTAAC ggGCCTGGAGGACCTGGAGGTGACCTGTTCCACCATCCACTCAGAGCACAGCACGGGGCTCACCAGCAACCAGCAGGCGTACAG GAGACTGTTTTTCGGAGTGAATGAAATTGCAGTGAAAGTGCCTTCAGTTTTCAAGCTGCTAATCAAAGAG gtcctCAACCCTTTCTACATCTTCCAGCTCTTCAGTGTGATCCTGTGGAGCGCTGACGAGTACTACTACTATGCCGCAGCCATCGTCTTTATGTCGGTCATTTCCATAGCTACCTCGCTGTACACCATCAAAAAG CAATACGTCATGCTTCATGACATGGTGTCAGCACACAGTATTGTCCGAGTTTCAGTCTGCAGAGCCAGCAACG ACATCGAGGAGGCCCTGTCCACTGACCTGGTGCCCGGCGACGTCATGGTCATCCCTAGCAACGGGACCATCATGCCGTGCGACGCGGTGCTGGTCAGCGGCACCTGCATCGTCAACGAGAGCATGCTGACGG GCGAGAGTGTGCCAGTCACCAAGACCAACCTCCCCAACCCGGGCGAAGGGGACAAGGAGGGCGACGGGGCCTACAGCATGGAGGAGCACAAGAGACACACCCTCTTCTGTGGCACGCACGTCATCCAGACCCGCTTCTACTCAGGGGAGCTGGTCAAGGCAGTGGTGGTCCGCACAG GTTTCAGCACGGCTAAGGGCCAGCTGGTGCACTCCATCCTGTACCCCAAGCCCACCGACTTCAAGCTGTACCGCGACGCCTACCTCTTTCTGTTGTGCCTGGTGGCTATAGCTGGCATCGGCTTTGTCTACTCCATCGTCCTCAGCATCATGAACAAT GTGCCAGCCAAGACCATCATCATCGAGTCCCTggacatcatcaccatcaccgtgCCCCCTGCGTTGCCCGCTGCCATGACTGCGGGCATCGTGTACGCCCAGCGCCGCCTCAAACGCATCGGCATCTTCTGCATCAGCCCCCAGAGGATCAACATCTGTGGCCAGCTCAACCTGGTCTGCTTCGACaag ACGGGTACACTCACAGAGGATGGATTAGACCTGTGGGGAGTCCAGAGAGTGGAGAAGGGGTCTTTCCACCTGTCAGAGGAGAATGCCTACAAGGACACTCTGGTCAAGTCCCAGTTTGTAGCCTGCATGGCCACCTGCCACTCTCTTACCAATATCGATGGCAAGCTGTCCGGAGACCCTCTGGATCTGAAGATGTTCGAGGCCACAGGCTGG ATCCTGGAGGAGGCCACTGAGGAGGAAACCTCACTCCACAACCGTATCATGCCCACCGTGGTCCGGCCCCCCAAGCAGCTGATGCCCCCCGAGCCCGTCATGTCACCCGAACAGGACATG GAGCTGTATGAGTTGTCG TCGGCCTATGAGATTGGGATTGTGCGTCAGTTCCCCTTCTCCTCGGCGCTGCAGAGGATGTGTGTGGTGGCCCGTCTGCTGGGGGAGAAGCGCATGGACGCCTACCTCAAGGGGGCGCCAGAGGTGGTGGCCAGCCTCTGCAAGAAAGACACTG ttCCAGAAGACTTTGCAGAGGTTCTGGAGGACTACACCAAGCAGGGCTTCCGGGTTATCGCCTTGGCCCACCGCCGCCTCGAGTCCAAACTCACTTGGCACAAAGTCCAGAATGTCAACAGGGATCACATCGAGGCCAACATGGAGTTCCTGGGGCTGATCATCATGCAGAACAAGCTGAAGGCTGAGACCTCCGGGGTACTGGAGGACCTCCGCAGGGCACACATCCGCACCGTCATGGTCACTG gtgacAACATGTTGACGGCCATCTCGGTGGCCAGGGACTGTGGCATGATTCCCCCTCAGGACCAGGTCATCATCGCCGACGCGCTGCCCCCCAAACATGGCCAGGCGGCCAAGATCACTTGGCGCTACGCAGACAACACTAGCAAACACGCAGGCATAGCCCCACGCCTGGAG GAAGTAGAGATCAGTCTAGAGGATATGCGTCACACTCACAAGCCTCAGGACCAGTACCATTTTGCTATGAGCGGCAAGTCATTCGCTGTCATCACCGAGCATTTTCAGGACCTGCTGCAGAAG TTGGTGCTGCATGGCACAGTGTTTGCCAGAATGGCCCCCGACCAGAAGACTGAGCTCATAGAGGCACTGCAGAGTGTGGA TTATTTTGTAGGCATGTGTGGAGACGGCGCAAACGATTGTGGT GCTTTGAAGAGGGCTCACGGTgggatctctctctctgagctggaGGCCTCCGTAGCCTCTCCCTTCACTTCCAGGACCCCCAACATCTCCTGTGTGCCTAGCCTCATCAG AGAGGGGCGAGCGGCTCTCATCACCTCCTTCTGTGTGTTCAAGTTCATGGCCCTCTACAGCATCATCCAGTACATCAGTGTCACCCTTCTCTACTCT ATCCTCAGTAACCTGGGAGACTTCCAGTTCCTCTTCATCGACATCGCAATCATCCTCCTCGTAGTCTTCACCA TGTCTCTGAACCCAGCGTGGAAGGAGCTGGTGTCGAGGCGTCCCCCCTCAGGTCTGATCTCAGGCCCTCTGCTGTTCTCTGTGCTGACTCAGATCCTCATCTGTCTGGGCTTCCAGACCATTGCCTTCCTCTGGGTCCGACACCAGGACTGGTACCACATCTGGACACCACAGTCCGA tgcctgcaACTCGTCCCTCCATGCCAACTTCTGGCCAGAACACAACTCCTCAGAGGAGAGGGACGACCACAACATCAAGAACTACGAGAACACCTCCCTGTTTTACGTCTCCTCCTTCCAGTACCTCATCGTGGCCATCGTCTTCTCCAAGGGAAAGCCCTTCAGACAGCCCAGCTACAAAAACT GGCCTTTTGTGGTGTCATGTATTGGCCTGTACATATTTCTGTTCTTCATCATGTTTTACCCTGTGTCTGCTATCGATGAATTCCTAGAG ATTGTGTGTGTTCCGTTTCAATGGAGAATCACTCTGTTCTTCATCATCATAGCCAATGCAGCCTTGTCTGTCTTAGTGGAg ACCCTCGTCCTTGACGTCGTCTTATGGAAGCTTGTCTTCAGCCGAGACAAGCAGGGCAGCTATGGCACCACACACGGCGCTCCAACAAAACAGGTTGGGAATTCTGACgctcctcctctcttccaccGTCGCTTTTCACCTCCCCCTATGCCCCCcctccttcttctttcctctccttctctctttttcaGTCACCCAGCACTCTTTCTATATAACCTCCCCAGACCTTGCATGTGCATACCTGAttgctctctgcctcctctctttcGCCCCCTGGTTGGTCTCCTGTGTTATTACTCATCTGGGAGCATGATTGCCCCAGTCTTCACTCCTGTCTATCTAAAGTTCCAGCATTAG